From Helicoverpa armigera isolate CAAS_96S chromosome 26, ASM3070526v1, whole genome shotgun sequence, one genomic window encodes:
- the LOC135118820 gene encoding uncharacterized protein LOC135118820 — translation MPEEDLLQHEMEAGVVISEVLTLPHSQARDFVELLPTETTINDSRATAGSSPPPIQEQVQDAPQSPVLQMTVRGRRTETVASSTPPLRQRPRRKRNLNPRQSVSEQYSAARREFLAVAEANAATMKMLATAAQAQADAAKMQAEAAKVQAEATLQLVKVGNKIADAINNYINKNNK, via the exons ATGCCAGAGGAAGAT ttattacaacatgagatggaggctggggtggtaatctctgaggttctcaccttacctcattctcagg ctagagattttgtggaattgttaccgactgaaacaa caatcaatgacagcagagcaacggctggttcttcaccaccacccatccaagaacaagtgcaagatgcccctcagtcgccagtactacaaatga cagtacgtggcagaaggacagaaactgttgcatcatcaacaccaccactgcgacagagacccagaagaaagagga atctgaatcctcgccaaagtgtttctgagcaatatagtgcagctcgacgagaatttctagcagttgcagaagcaaatgctgctacaatgaag atgctggcaactgctgctcaagcgcaagcagatgctgccaagatgcaggctgaggcagccaaggtacaagccgaggcgacgctgcaattggtaaaagtcggaaacaaaatagctgacgcaataaataattacataaataaaaataataaatga